One Microbacterium sp. zg-B96 genomic region harbors:
- a CDS encoding MerR family transcriptional regulator — MAWSTRELADLAGTTVNTIRHYHRLGLLDEPERRYNGYKQYGVRHLVRLLRIRRLVQLGIPLSQVGPVGSGDERMPVALRALDAELAAHIERLQQARADIAEILRDDAPADAPAGFASVAAHLSEADSSILHIYSRLYDQEAMADLRRMVEVDAATGAVGDEITALPADADEATRQRLAERLAPTLAQNLIDYPWLYDPAGHASHSARVTRQTFVEAVGELYNPAQIDVLSRAGMLAQERVLTAARSDDLTLF, encoded by the coding sequence ATGGCGTGGAGCACCCGCGAGCTCGCCGACCTGGCGGGCACGACCGTCAACACGATCCGGCACTACCACCGGCTCGGCCTGCTCGACGAGCCCGAACGCCGCTACAACGGCTACAAGCAGTACGGGGTGCGGCACCTCGTGCGGCTGCTGCGCATCCGTCGGTTGGTGCAGCTCGGCATCCCCCTCTCTCAAGTGGGTCCCGTGGGTTCGGGCGACGAGAGGATGCCCGTCGCGTTGCGGGCGCTGGATGCGGAGCTCGCGGCCCACATCGAGCGCCTGCAGCAGGCACGCGCGGACATCGCCGAGATCCTGCGTGATGACGCCCCCGCCGATGCCCCCGCCGGGTTCGCGTCGGTTGCGGCGCACCTCTCCGAGGCCGACAGCTCGATCCTCCACATCTATAGCCGGCTCTACGACCAGGAGGCGATGGCGGATCTGCGCCGCATGGTCGAAGTGGATGCCGCGACCGGCGCGGTCGGCGATGAGATCACCGCCCTGCCGGCCGACGCCGACGAGGCGACCCGCCAGCGGCTCGCCGAGCGGCTCGCGCCGACCCTGGCGCAGAACCTCATCGACTATCCGTGGCTCTACGACCCCGCAGGGCATGCGTCCCACAGCGCGCGCGTGACACGGCAGACCTTCGTCGAGGCGGTGGGGGAGCTGTACAACCCCGCGCAGATCGACGTGCTCTCCCGCGCCGGCATGCTCGCGCAGGAGCGAGTGCTGACAGCCGCACGATCCGACGATTTGACCCTGTTCTGA
- a CDS encoding LuxR family transcriptional regulator, which translates to MTHLLGRHAEREAVEKLLTRARSGHSGALVLHGEAGIGKTALLDHARAAAAASGFRVEISVGVESESQFAFAGLHQLCASLLHHASALPEPQQTALGVALGQQAGDPPDRFLVGLATLNLLAEVAERAPLLCLVDDAQWLDDASAQVLAFVARRVSAERIALLFAVRDAAREDAAAEPAALADLPQLRLDALSEAHARELLTSGLPAPLDERVFERIIAESYGNPLALVELPLSAAAAQLAGGYEVPSALDVPRRVEESFRRRSRSLPADTQLLLLAAAADPTGDAALLCRVSAQLGVAEDALAPAEAAGLLVVDNRVTFRHPLVRSAVYRDAPPSDVRRAHDALAAATDPDTDPDRRAWHRAQAVQGTDEDAAAELERSAGRARARGGLAASAAFMQQAATLTPEPGARARRALEAAHTKHEAGASEAASELLAMAAAGPLDALQQARLELLRARIAYHVARDGEGPVMLLKAAESLARLHPALARETYLDAIDAAISTGVPGTGSAVRAVAEAARSAPAPPGSPRPADLLLDGLVTTFTRGHAAGVPELRQALAAFCDGVSGDPATDADIRRWGWLAARTAMTVFDEDLFFTLGAHHMRSAREAGALATLPAALLVQSVMLVLSGEFTRAAEQTEAAAATKAGLHLHTRLILAAWRGQAEEAAEITSMIGQAGPARGRSAEMTIAGYALAVLHNGSGDYAAAQSAAARGIESEGLKFNNLIYSELIEAASRSGQPESATEALAELTARANAAGTPWALGLAARSQALTTPGPVAEDHYREAIDHLARSRMAAHLARTHLVYGEWLRREGRRQDAREQLRTAHDMLTTMGAEAFAQRAAREMRATGEHPQKRTAQPTDALTAQELHIARLVAAGATSREVGTQLFLSPRTIEAHLRNIFRKLGVTSRRQLRDMPLS; encoded by the coding sequence GTGACGCATCTTCTCGGCCGGCACGCCGAGCGCGAAGCGGTCGAAAAGCTCCTCACGCGGGCACGAAGCGGGCACAGCGGAGCGCTCGTGCTGCACGGTGAGGCCGGCATCGGAAAGACCGCGCTGCTTGACCACGCCCGTGCGGCTGCGGCGGCGTCCGGGTTCCGCGTGGAGATCTCGGTCGGTGTGGAGTCGGAGTCGCAGTTCGCGTTCGCCGGCCTGCACCAGTTGTGCGCGTCGCTGCTGCATCACGCGAGTGCCCTGCCCGAACCGCAGCAGACGGCGCTGGGGGTGGCGTTGGGGCAGCAGGCGGGCGACCCTCCCGACCGCTTTCTCGTCGGGCTCGCGACCCTCAACCTGCTGGCCGAGGTGGCCGAGCGGGCACCGCTGCTGTGTCTCGTCGACGACGCGCAGTGGCTCGACGACGCATCCGCGCAGGTGCTCGCGTTCGTGGCGCGACGGGTGTCAGCCGAGCGGATCGCGCTCCTGTTCGCGGTGCGCGACGCCGCGCGGGAGGATGCCGCAGCCGAGCCGGCGGCGCTGGCCGACTTGCCGCAGCTGCGCCTCGACGCTCTCTCCGAGGCGCATGCGCGGGAACTGCTGACGTCGGGGCTGCCCGCTCCGCTCGACGAGAGGGTATTCGAGCGGATCATCGCCGAGTCATACGGCAATCCGCTTGCGCTGGTCGAATTGCCACTCAGTGCGGCGGCCGCACAGCTGGCCGGCGGATACGAGGTGCCGAGCGCTCTGGATGTGCCGCGCCGCGTCGAAGAGAGCTTCCGCCGCCGATCCCGCAGCCTGCCCGCCGACACCCAGCTGCTGCTGCTCGCCGCGGCAGCGGACCCCACCGGAGACGCGGCGCTGCTGTGCCGCGTGTCGGCGCAGCTCGGCGTCGCTGAAGACGCCCTCGCACCTGCCGAGGCCGCCGGGCTGCTGGTTGTCGACAATCGGGTCACCTTCCGGCATCCGCTCGTACGCTCGGCCGTCTATCGTGATGCGCCGCCGTCCGACGTGCGTCGCGCGCACGACGCCCTGGCGGCCGCCACCGACCCCGACACCGACCCCGACCGCCGCGCCTGGCACCGCGCCCAGGCGGTGCAGGGCACCGATGAGGATGCCGCCGCCGAGCTGGAGCGGTCGGCGGGTCGCGCACGTGCCCGCGGCGGGCTGGCCGCATCGGCGGCGTTCATGCAGCAGGCGGCGACGCTTACTCCGGAGCCGGGCGCGCGGGCGCGCCGCGCGCTGGAAGCTGCGCACACCAAGCACGAGGCCGGCGCGTCCGAAGCGGCATCCGAACTGCTGGCGATGGCCGCCGCAGGGCCGCTCGACGCGCTGCAGCAGGCCCGCCTGGAGTTGCTGCGCGCTCGGATCGCGTACCATGTCGCACGCGACGGTGAGGGGCCGGTGATGCTGTTGAAGGCGGCCGAAAGCCTCGCCCGGCTGCACCCGGCACTGGCCCGCGAAACCTACCTGGACGCCATCGACGCCGCGATCAGCACCGGCGTGCCCGGGACTGGCTCCGCGGTGCGGGCAGTGGCTGAGGCCGCCCGCAGCGCACCCGCCCCGCCCGGGTCACCACGACCGGCGGATCTGCTGCTCGACGGGCTGGTGACCACGTTCACCCGGGGGCACGCGGCGGGCGTGCCGGAGTTGCGGCAGGCGCTGGCCGCATTCTGCGACGGCGTAAGCGGTGACCCGGCGACCGACGCAGACATCCGCCGCTGGGGATGGCTCGCGGCACGGACGGCGATGACGGTCTTCGACGAGGACCTCTTCTTCACGCTCGGCGCGCACCATATGCGGTCGGCCCGTGAAGCCGGCGCGCTGGCCACACTCCCCGCGGCTCTCCTCGTCCAGTCCGTCATGCTCGTGCTCTCCGGTGAGTTCACCCGGGCGGCCGAGCAGACCGAGGCCGCAGCGGCCACCAAGGCCGGACTCCACCTCCACACGCGCCTCATCCTGGCTGCGTGGCGCGGCCAAGCCGAAGAGGCCGCGGAGATCACCTCAATGATCGGCCAGGCGGGCCCCGCCCGCGGGCGCAGCGCCGAGATGACCATTGCCGGGTACGCCTTGGCGGTGTTGCACAACGGTTCGGGCGACTACGCGGCGGCACAGAGCGCCGCGGCACGCGGCATCGAATCCGAAGGCCTGAAGTTCAACAACCTCATCTACTCCGAGCTCATCGAGGCGGCCAGCCGTTCCGGCCAGCCCGAGAGCGCGACCGAAGCACTCGCAGAGCTCACCGCACGAGCGAACGCCGCCGGCACCCCCTGGGCCCTCGGACTGGCCGCCCGCTCGCAAGCGTTGACCACCCCTGGGCCGGTTGCCGAGGACCACTACCGCGAGGCGATCGACCACCTCGCGCGCAGCCGCATGGCGGCCCACCTGGCCCGCACGCACCTCGTCTACGGCGAGTGGCTGCGTCGCGAGGGCCGGCGCCAGGACGCCCGCGAACAGCTGCGCACCGCCCACGACATGCTGACGACCATGGGGGCCGAGGCGTTCGCCCAACGCGCGGCCCGCGAGATGCGCGCCACCGGCGAGCATCCCCAGAAGCGCACCGCTCAGCCGACCGACGCCCTCACCGCCCAGGAGCTGCACATCGCCCGGCTGGTGGCGGCGGGCGCGACGTCGCGCGAGGTCGGCACGCAGCTGTTCCTCAGCCCGCGCACGATCGAGGCGCACCTGCGCAACATCTTCCGCAAGCTCGGCGTCACGTCCCGCCGGCAACTGCGCGACATGCCGCTTTCTTAA
- a CDS encoding NAD(P)H-binding protein, producing the protein MRVFIIGATGAVGGLLAQELRERGDHVSGLVRREQQRAELAVRGVDASVGELGSLSADDLASLLTGMDAVVYTAGSNGGARDVTVAIDGEGVVTALDAASLAGVPRFALVSVLPEAGRGQKLSADEEFYFAVKKLVDVTVSMSDLDWLILRPSLLTDDAGIGTVSLGPAQPHDEIPRADVAATLAELLHEPRISRQILEVTQGATPIAQAVRAARPRAFCGGF; encoded by the coding sequence ATGAGGGTCTTCATCATCGGAGCCACCGGGGCGGTCGGCGGTCTGCTGGCGCAAGAGCTTCGGGAGCGCGGCGACCACGTCTCGGGCCTCGTGCGCCGCGAGCAGCAGCGCGCCGAGCTCGCGGTCCGTGGCGTCGACGCGAGCGTCGGGGAGCTGGGCTCTCTGAGCGCTGACGACCTGGCATCCCTGCTGACGGGAATGGATGCCGTCGTCTACACCGCCGGCTCGAACGGCGGCGCCCGCGACGTCACGGTCGCGATCGACGGCGAAGGCGTGGTCACGGCACTGGACGCCGCGTCACTGGCCGGGGTGCCGCGCTTCGCGCTGGTATCGGTGCTGCCCGAGGCAGGCCGCGGGCAGAAGCTCAGCGCCGACGAGGAGTTCTACTTCGCGGTGAAGAAGCTCGTCGACGTCACCGTCAGCATGAGCGACCTCGACTGGCTGATCCTGCGGCCGTCGCTGCTCACCGACGACGCGGGCATCGGAACGGTCTCGCTCGGCCCGGCCCAGCCGCACGACGAGATCCCCCGCGCGGACGTCGCCGCCACCCTCGCGGAGCTCCTCCACGAGCCCCGGATCTCCCGGCAGATCCTCGAAGTCACCCAGGGTGCGACGCCGATCGCGCAGGCGGTTCGAGCTGCCCGCCCACGAGCCTTCTGCGGCGGCTTCTGA
- a CDS encoding ABC transporter ATP-binding protein — MIEAHSLTKRYGAKTAVDSIDFTVRPGVVTGFLGPNGAGKSTTMRMIMGLDRPSSGSVTVNGMPYARHQAPLRQVGALLDAKAVHPGRSARSHLLALAATHRIGARRVDEVIALTGLGSVARQRVGGFSLGMGQRLGLAVALLGDPATLILDEPVNGLDPEGVVWVRRFARSLAAEGRTVFLSSHLMSEMAQTADHLIILGRGRIVADAPVSHVLARAGGDAVQVRTPQVSALLPLLDAEGATVAPIEPDLLSVTGLTAPRIAEIAAAAGIVVHGLTPVTRTLEEAYMELTRDDVEYRSTEAAR; from the coding sequence ATGATCGAAGCTCACTCCCTGACCAAGCGCTACGGCGCGAAGACCGCCGTCGACAGCATCGACTTCACCGTCCGCCCGGGGGTGGTGACCGGGTTCCTCGGCCCGAATGGCGCGGGCAAGTCCACCACGATGCGCATGATCATGGGACTCGACCGCCCGTCGTCCGGTTCGGTCACGGTCAACGGCATGCCGTACGCCCGGCACCAGGCCCCGCTTCGGCAGGTGGGGGCGCTGCTGGATGCCAAGGCGGTGCATCCCGGGCGCAGCGCCCGCAGCCACCTGCTCGCGTTGGCCGCTACACATCGCATCGGCGCCCGACGTGTGGACGAGGTGATCGCCCTCACCGGGCTCGGCTCCGTCGCGCGTCAGCGGGTGGGCGGCTTCTCGCTGGGCATGGGCCAACGGCTCGGGCTCGCCGTGGCGCTGCTGGGAGATCCGGCGACCCTCATCCTCGACGAGCCGGTGAACGGGCTCGACCCCGAGGGCGTGGTGTGGGTGCGGCGGTTCGCGCGCAGTCTCGCTGCGGAGGGGCGCACCGTCTTCCTCTCTTCGCACTTGATGAGCGAGATGGCGCAGACGGCCGACCACCTCATCATCCTCGGCCGTGGACGCATCGTCGCCGACGCTCCGGTGAGCCACGTCCTCGCGCGCGCCGGGGGTGATGCGGTGCAGGTGCGCACACCCCAGGTCTCCGCCCTCCTGCCCCTACTGGACGCCGAGGGTGCGACCGTGGCACCGATCGAGCCCGACCTGCTGTCGGTCACCGGACTCACCGCGCCGCGCATCGCCGAGATCGCCGCCGCCGCAGGCATCGTGGTGCACGGACTCACCCCGGTGACGCGGACACTCGAAGAGGCCTACATGGAACTGACCCGAGACGACGTCGAATACCGCAGCACGGAGGCAGCCCGATGA
- a CDS encoding ABC transporter permease, whose amino-acid sequence MSTTTAHPALSPVGHDLRFTGVVRAEWIKLRSIRSTWWAYAILVVLTVGLGAQMSASLSFQGVDAVPTQDAVQDMAVYAVMVSTDVSTLIVSVLGVLVIAGEYGTGMIRSTLISAPKRVPALLAKALVFAVVTFVVSAVAFAITVPTSVGLFAGNGFDVALDDPQYWLALLGGVGYLVLVGLIAFGIGALLRNTAGGIAVAVGLVLAAPLALSLVLGFASSGWVENVATLLPSIAGSLLFSYPTEQSWVDLLPPESAGWLTEPWQGALVLVAWAVVLFTAAAVLLKRRDA is encoded by the coding sequence ATGAGCACCACCACCGCACACCCCGCCCTCTCCCCCGTCGGCCACGATCTCCGATTCACCGGAGTGGTGCGTGCGGAGTGGATCAAACTCCGCAGCATCCGCTCCACCTGGTGGGCCTACGCGATCCTGGTCGTGCTCACGGTCGGGCTCGGAGCGCAGATGTCCGCGTCGCTCAGCTTCCAGGGCGTCGACGCCGTTCCCACCCAGGACGCGGTGCAAGACATGGCGGTGTACGCCGTGATGGTCAGCACCGATGTCAGCACACTCATCGTGAGCGTGCTGGGCGTGCTCGTGATCGCCGGTGAGTACGGCACCGGCATGATCCGGTCGACCCTCATCTCCGCGCCCAAGCGCGTGCCGGCGCTGCTCGCCAAGGCGCTCGTCTTCGCCGTCGTGACCTTCGTCGTGAGCGCCGTCGCGTTTGCGATCACGGTTCCCACCTCGGTGGGGCTGTTCGCGGGCAACGGTTTCGATGTGGCCCTCGACGACCCGCAGTACTGGCTCGCGCTGCTCGGGGGTGTGGGGTACCTCGTTCTGGTGGGACTCATCGCGTTCGGCATCGGGGCCCTCCTGCGCAACACCGCCGGGGGCATCGCGGTTGCGGTCGGCCTGGTGCTGGCGGCGCCGCTCGCGCTGAGCCTCGTACTCGGCTTCGCGTCGTCGGGCTGGGTGGAAAACGTCGCGACGCTGCTGCCGTCGATCGCCGGCAGCCTCCTCTTCAGCTACCCCACCGAGCAGAGCTGGGTGGACCTTCTCCCACCGGAATCCGCCGGCTGGCTCACCGAACCGTGGCAGGGCGCGCTCGTCCTCGTCGCCTGGGCGGTCGTGCTGTTCACCGCCGCGGCCGTGCTCCTCAAGCGCCGGGATGCCTGA
- a CDS encoding GNAT family N-acetyltransferase: MTQETTTGTGDTATVQLDSGDRISSYVARFADGRVAGRADFIEAPEGRPERIFFHTEVDPAYGGRGIGALLLREALADSIRQGVTVVPMCQLFARHLRKRGGEYIAAGGAYRTPRLADVDLVGRTLGGPARGAGAGRP, translated from the coding sequence ATGACTCAGGAGACAACGACAGGCACGGGCGACACCGCGACGGTGCAGCTCGACAGCGGGGATCGGATCAGCAGCTACGTCGCGAGGTTCGCCGACGGGCGCGTCGCGGGGCGGGCGGACTTCATTGAGGCGCCGGAGGGGCGCCCGGAGCGGATCTTCTTCCACACCGAGGTCGATCCGGCATACGGCGGACGCGGCATTGGGGCGCTGCTCCTTCGCGAGGCGCTTGCCGACAGCATCCGCCAAGGCGTGACTGTCGTCCCGATGTGCCAACTGTTCGCTCGCCACCTCAGGAAGCGCGGCGGTGAGTACATCGCCGCGGGCGGGGCGTACCGTACGCCGCGACTGGCGGACGTCGATTTGGTGGGGCGCACGCTCGGAGGTCCCGCACGCGGGGCGGGAGCCGGTCGTCCTTGA
- a CDS encoding VOC family protein: MSEPTTASPGISAAEFHRAPGVTDWRVTESGPHTVFTATSLAHAAGLVAPVVGAAERFGILPDIDVRPEGVVVRIPRPSDGGIPAAAPQFAAAVSDAAAELGLTADPSRAQAIGIYVAEHSDADVRPFFLAALGYEPFGDTDAVDPLRCGPQLAFNPITGDAPGRGRTHFDVFVPADQAQARVDAALAAGGRLVDASSAPAWWSLASPDNHGVDIASWTDTDG, translated from the coding sequence ATGAGCGAGCCAACGACCGCATCGCCCGGGATCTCGGCGGCCGAGTTCCACCGGGCGCCGGGCGTCACCGATTGGCGGGTCACGGAGAGCGGTCCGCACACCGTCTTCACCGCGACCTCGCTCGCGCACGCCGCGGGTCTCGTCGCGCCGGTCGTCGGTGCGGCCGAGCGATTCGGCATCCTGCCCGACATCGACGTGCGTCCCGAGGGCGTCGTGGTGCGCATCCCGCGCCCCAGCGACGGCGGCATTCCGGCAGCGGCCCCGCAGTTCGCGGCGGCCGTGTCCGACGCCGCCGCAGAGCTCGGGCTGACCGCCGATCCCTCGCGGGCGCAGGCGATCGGCATCTACGTCGCCGAGCACTCCGACGCCGATGTGCGCCCGTTCTTCCTGGCCGCGCTGGGCTACGAGCCGTTCGGTGACACGGATGCCGTCGACCCGCTGCGCTGCGGACCGCAGTTGGCCTTCAACCCGATCACCGGCGACGCCCCGGGGAGGGGCCGCACGCACTTCGACGTCTTCGTGCCGGCCGACCAGGCCCAAGCGCGAGTGGATGCCGCGCTCGCCGCCGGCGGCAGGCTCGTCGACGCGTCATCCGCGCCAGCTTGGTGGTCGCTCGCATCTCCCGACAACCACGGCGTGGACATCGCGTCGTGGACCGATACCGACGGCTGA
- a CDS encoding DNA-binding protein produces the protein MDLPKIGAPATRALENAQIRTMDDVRRIGLEHIATLHGVGPKAIQLLRDALAD, from the coding sequence ATGGACCTACCGAAGATCGGTGCGCCCGCCACCCGCGCCCTGGAGAACGCACAGATCCGAACCATGGACGATGTGCGCCGCATAGGCCTGGAACACATCGCGACGCTTCACGGGGTGGGCCCGAAGGCCATCCAGCTTCTGCGGGATGCATTGGCGGACTGA